A region of Actinobacillus porcitonsillarum DNA encodes the following proteins:
- a CDS encoding substrate-binding domain-containing protein produces MKTSYFKPLVVAMGLGFSVSGYAETRVGITFYHHGDDFIQLMKKEMSNKAISHHLQLLFNDSQNSQFVQNNQVEGLLKQRINVLAVNLVYPHAWDTVLGKAKEKNVPVIFFNRDPGEKAIASYNKAYYVGALPEEAGRLQAQMIAKQWKENPHYDLNHDGKIQYALLKGEDFHPDAEIRTKAVMNEFKKLGVTAEQLALEPAYWRKHIAKEKVAAWLKTDHNRIEVIIANNDAMAIGAVEATLEQGKTLPIYGVDATPEALTLIQQGKLAGTVRNDWMAQSQAIMAFAENLANGKPADAGTAWKLKNRVLRIPYISVEKKDLN; encoded by the coding sequence ATGAAAACAAGTTATTTCAAACCTTTAGTTGTGGCGATGGGATTAGGTTTTTCAGTGTCTGGATATGCAGAGACTCGTGTCGGCATAACCTTTTATCATCATGGCGATGACTTTATACAATTGATGAAAAAGGAAATGTCAAATAAAGCAATTTCTCATCATCTTCAATTATTGTTTAATGATTCTCAGAATTCTCAATTTGTTCAAAATAATCAAGTAGAAGGATTACTCAAACAGAGAATAAATGTTTTAGCGGTAAATCTCGTTTATCCTCACGCATGGGATACCGTATTAGGTAAAGCAAAAGAAAAAAATGTTCCCGTTATTTTCTTTAATCGAGATCCAGGGGAAAAAGCAATAGCCAGCTATAATAAAGCCTATTATGTGGGGGCTTTACCGGAAGAAGCAGGAAGATTGCAGGCTCAAATGATCGCAAAACAATGGAAAGAGAACCCACATTATGATTTAAATCACGATGGCAAAATTCAATATGCTTTGCTAAAAGGGGAAGATTTTCATCCCGATGCTGAAATTCGGACAAAAGCGGTAATGAATGAATTTAAAAAGTTAGGGGTTACCGCAGAACAATTAGCATTAGAGCCAGCATATTGGCGAAAACATATTGCGAAAGAAAAAGTAGCTGCATGGCTTAAAACAGATCACAACCGTATTGAAGTCATTATTGCGAATAACGATGCAATGGCAATTGGAGCGGTTGAAGCAACGCTTGAACAAGGTAAAACATTACCTATTTATGGTGTAGATGCAACACCTGAAGCGCTTACCTTAATTCAACAAGGAAAACTTGCCGGAACGGTAAGAAATGATTGGATGGCACAAAGTCAAGCGATTATGGCTTTTGCTGAGAATTTAGCTAATGGCAAACCAGCTGATGCTGGAACTGCATGGAAATTAAAAAACCGTGTTTTACGGATTCCTTACATTAGCGTAGAGAAAAAAGATTTGAACTAA
- a CDS encoding helix-turn-helix domain-containing protein, whose amino-acid sequence MNINQEVGQLIRLARKKRGLTLNDFSKLIYKNPSTISKYEKGEIIIDIPTIYAISKALDVEIDQLLVRPHKELRFNLATQVPAFFLGLSQFYAYFYDGRNNSIVPCVIDLISQQAVNQFKVMMYMNYKDFYQYKKCENIYSGYMEHFDAVTNIALSNQHMPMEKASIQILASQLDADRKWGLWNGFSTRPMMPVATKMLFSQSRLVQDEELITQLKISKEDIKLCRLYNMFIVI is encoded by the coding sequence ATGAATATTAATCAAGAAGTAGGACAGCTTATTCGACTTGCTAGGAAAAAGCGAGGATTGACGCTCAATGATTTTTCTAAACTGATTTATAAAAATCCCTCCACTATTTCTAAATATGAAAAGGGAGAAATTATTATTGATATTCCGACGATATACGCTATTTCTAAAGCACTGGATGTTGAAATTGATCAACTTTTGGTACGTCCTCACAAGGAACTTCGTTTCAATTTAGCCACACAGGTTCCCGCTTTCTTTTTAGGTTTATCACAATTTTACGCGTACTTTTATGATGGTCGTAATAACTCTATCGTGCCTTGTGTGATTGATTTAATTAGCCAGCAAGCTGTGAATCAGTTTAAAGTTATGATGTATATGAATTATAAGGATTTTTATCAGTACAAAAAATGTGAAAATATTTATTCCGGATATATGGAGCATTTTGATGCGGTAACAAATATTGCCTTATCTAACCAGCATATGCCAATGGAAAAGGCAAGTATTCAAATCTTAGCTTCTCAACTTGATGCCGATAGGAAATGGGGATTATGGAATGGTTTTTCTACACGTCCAATGATGCCTGTTGCAACCAAAATGCTTTTTTCACAAAGTAGGCTGGTACAAGACGAGGAGTTGATTACACAACTAAAAATTTCAAAAGAAGACATTAAACTATGTCGTTTGTACAATATGTTTATTGTGATTTAA